A genomic stretch from Halichoerus grypus chromosome 5, mHalGry1.hap1.1, whole genome shotgun sequence includes:
- the TNFRSF1B gene encoding tumor necrosis factor receptor superfamily member 1B isoform X2, translated as MAPAALWAALAVGLQLWGAGHAVPAQVTSLPYAPEPGSVCRHREYFDQRAQMCCSTCPPGSHARSFCTKTSDTVCARCENSTYTQLWNWVHECLSCGSRCSTDQVETQACTREQNRICTCKPGWYCTLRRQEGCRLCAPLRRCRPGFGVAKPGTATSDVVCTPCAPGTFSSTTSSTDTCRPHRICSSVATPGNASMDAVCTSVPPTLGTAPHPASTSQPGPTQSQHGEPTPGPSTAPSTSVLFPMVPSPPTEGLSTGDISLPIGLIVGVTALGLLIIGLVNCVIMTQKKKKPFCLQGEAKVPHGPADKARGAPGPEQQHLLTTAPSSSSSSLESSASTADGRAPARTQPPAAGAEKASGSGEARASSSSSEPSSGGHGTQVNVTCIVNVCSGSDHGAQCASQASYTTGDVDASPSDSPDDEQVPFSKEECPFQSQPGAPETLLETSEDKPLPLGVPDAGMKSS; from the exons gTCACGTCGCTCCCCTATGCTCCGGAGCCTGGAAGCGTGTGCCGGCACAGAGAGTACTTCGACCAGAGGGCCCAGATGTGCTGCAGCACGTGTCCGCCGG GCTCCCATGCACGATCGTTCTGCACCAAGACCTCAGATACCGTGTGTGCTCGCTGTGAGAACAGCACATACACCCAGCTCTGGAACTGGGTTCATGAGTGCTTGAGCTGTGGTTCCCGTTGCAGCACTG ACCAAGTGGAGACTCAAGCCTGCACTCGGGAGCAGAACCGGATCTGCACCTGCAAGCCGGGCTGGTACTGCACGCTGAGGAGGCAGGAAGGCTGCCGGCTGTGCGCGCCGCTGCGCAGATGTCGCCCGGGCTTCGGCGTGGCCAAACCAG GAACGGCAACGTCAGATGTGGTGTGCACTCCCTGTGCCCCAGGGACGTTCTCCAGCACGACGTCATCCACAGACACTTGCAGGCCCCACCGGAT CTGTAGTTCTGTGGCCACCCCTGGCAATGCCAGCATGGATGCAGTCTGCACTTCCGTGCCCCCCACCCTGGGAACGGCCCCACACCCAGCCTCCACGTCCCAGCCGGGGCCCACGCAGTCCCAGCATGGGGAGCCAACTCCAGGGCCCAGCACGGCTCCTAGCACCTCCGTTCTGTTCCCGATGGTTCCAAGCCCCCCCACTGAAGGGCTCAGCACAGGCGACATCTCTCTTCCCATCG gACTGATTGTAGGTGTGACAGCCTTGGGTCTGCTGATAATAGGGCTGGTGAACTGTGTCATCATGACCCAGAAAAAGA AGAAGCCCTTCTGCCTACAAGGAGAAGCCAAAGTG cctcacGGGCCTGCTGATAAGGCCCGAGGTGCCCCGGGCCCCGAGCAACAGCACCTGCTGACCACCGCCCCCAGCTCCAGCAGCAGCTCCCTGGAGAGCTCGGCCAGCACCGCAGACGGCAGGGCGCCTGCCAGGACCCAGCCGCCGGCAGCAGGCGCGGAGAAGGCCAGTGGGTCCGGGGAGGCCCGCGCCAGCTCCAGCAGCTCAG AGCCTTCCTCTGGCGGCCATGGGACCCAGGTCAACGTCACCTGCATCGTGAATGTGTGCAGTGGTTCCGACCACGGTGCTCAGTGTGCCTCGCAGGCCAGCTACACGACGGGGGACGTGGACGCCAGCCCCTCCGACTCCCCAGATGATGAGCAGGTCCCCTTCTCCAAGGAAGAATGCCCTTTTCAGTCCCAGCCAGGGGCTCCAGAGACTCTGCTGGAGACCTCAGAGGACAAGCCCCTGCCCCTTGGTGTGCCTGACGCTGGGATGAAGTCCAGTTAG
- the TNFRSF1B gene encoding tumor necrosis factor receptor superfamily member 1B isoform X1, with product MAPAALWAALAVGLQLWGAGHAVPAQVTSLPYAPEPGSVCRHREYFDQRAQMCCSTCPPGSHARSFCTKTSDTVCARCENSTYTQLWNWVHECLSCGSRCSTDQVETQACTREQNRICTCKPGWYCTLRRQEGCRLCAPLRRCRPGFGVAKPGTATSDVVCTPCAPGTFSSTTSSTDTCRPHRICSSVATPGNASMDAVCTSVPPTLGTAPHPASTSQPGPTQSQHGEPTPGPSTAPSTSVLFPMVPSPPTEGLSTGDISLPIGLIVGVTALGLLIIGLVNCVIMTQKKKKPFCLQGEAKVPHGPADKARGAPGPEQQHLLTTAPSSSSSSLESSASTADGRAPARTQPPAAGAEKASGSGEARASSSSSAEPSSGGHGTQVNVTCIVNVCSGSDHGAQCASQASYTTGDVDASPSDSPDDEQVPFSKEECPFQSQPGAPETLLETSEDKPLPLGVPDAGMKSS from the exons gTCACGTCGCTCCCCTATGCTCCGGAGCCTGGAAGCGTGTGCCGGCACAGAGAGTACTTCGACCAGAGGGCCCAGATGTGCTGCAGCACGTGTCCGCCGG GCTCCCATGCACGATCGTTCTGCACCAAGACCTCAGATACCGTGTGTGCTCGCTGTGAGAACAGCACATACACCCAGCTCTGGAACTGGGTTCATGAGTGCTTGAGCTGTGGTTCCCGTTGCAGCACTG ACCAAGTGGAGACTCAAGCCTGCACTCGGGAGCAGAACCGGATCTGCACCTGCAAGCCGGGCTGGTACTGCACGCTGAGGAGGCAGGAAGGCTGCCGGCTGTGCGCGCCGCTGCGCAGATGTCGCCCGGGCTTCGGCGTGGCCAAACCAG GAACGGCAACGTCAGATGTGGTGTGCACTCCCTGTGCCCCAGGGACGTTCTCCAGCACGACGTCATCCACAGACACTTGCAGGCCCCACCGGAT CTGTAGTTCTGTGGCCACCCCTGGCAATGCCAGCATGGATGCAGTCTGCACTTCCGTGCCCCCCACCCTGGGAACGGCCCCACACCCAGCCTCCACGTCCCAGCCGGGGCCCACGCAGTCCCAGCATGGGGAGCCAACTCCAGGGCCCAGCACGGCTCCTAGCACCTCCGTTCTGTTCCCGATGGTTCCAAGCCCCCCCACTGAAGGGCTCAGCACAGGCGACATCTCTCTTCCCATCG gACTGATTGTAGGTGTGACAGCCTTGGGTCTGCTGATAATAGGGCTGGTGAACTGTGTCATCATGACCCAGAAAAAGA AGAAGCCCTTCTGCCTACAAGGAGAAGCCAAAGTG cctcacGGGCCTGCTGATAAGGCCCGAGGTGCCCCGGGCCCCGAGCAACAGCACCTGCTGACCACCGCCCCCAGCTCCAGCAGCAGCTCCCTGGAGAGCTCGGCCAGCACCGCAGACGGCAGGGCGCCTGCCAGGACCCAGCCGCCGGCAGCAGGCGCGGAGAAGGCCAGTGGGTCCGGGGAGGCCCGCGCCAGCTCCAGCAGCTCAG CAGAGCCTTCCTCTGGCGGCCATGGGACCCAGGTCAACGTCACCTGCATCGTGAATGTGTGCAGTGGTTCCGACCACGGTGCTCAGTGTGCCTCGCAGGCCAGCTACACGACGGGGGACGTGGACGCCAGCCCCTCCGACTCCCCAGATGATGAGCAGGTCCCCTTCTCCAAGGAAGAATGCCCTTTTCAGTCCCAGCCAGGGGCTCCAGAGACTCTGCTGGAGACCTCAGAGGACAAGCCCCTGCCCCTTGGTGTGCCTGACGCTGGGATGAAGTCCAGTTAG